The genomic segment CAATGGTGGGATACCCTTCTACCCCTTCGCTAACCTGAACGACACAGTTACACCACCCCTGGTTTCCTACTCCACTTCGATATCCTCGTAATCTACAAAAACACCTTCTTCAATCTGTTCTACACCCCTTGGGATAGGCTTTTCCATGGCTTTTTCGATTCTTTGTAGTATTTTTTCCTTGCGATCCGTAAAAAAACTTTTAAAGTCGTCAGTATATAGAAATTCGTGTGCCAGAACATGGGATCTTAATATATTTTGAAACTCCTCATCATTTACTCCGGCGTGTTTTTGTATTCTTGTTAAATATTTACTCGGAGCTTCGCCACTTACTATACGATTAGTACGGCTTGATAGGGGAGTTTTGTTAATAATGCAATTGTAATCATCTTTACTGATGCCGTTTTTCCTGCACCAAGCCACGGGAAAAATGTGATGAATATCGATAGACTCAGAAAAATAGGTGCTAATATCAATCTTTGTAGCCGAAAGCCAGTCTTTAGTTTCGTCATCCATGAGCAAAGCATAAATGCCTTTGTAAGCAGCACTGTTTCTTGTTCTTAAGGTATGCAATCGAGACGGGGAAAAATTTGCATCATAAATTGTTTTCGGCCTGGCCCCTCCTTTCTCAATCCACTCGACTACCTGGTGTAAATCAAGGGCAAAACGGGTTTCGTTTGCTGAACCATAAAGTTCGCCTAAAACCCCACACCAGAACCATTGCATTAATTTCTTCTTATTGCCCATATTATCAATCCTGTTCCCGAATACAGCCAAGATTGCCGACATCGGTACTAATTGGGCATTATAGGGTAAATCACGTGCGGTATATATATGATGTTCAAAAAGTATTTTTGCGGCCTTTATAAAACCCTGCACTATCGAATCCCTATGTTCTAAATAATCTTTAATCGATAGGTCAAGCATATCTTTTCTTTTACATCTAACAGCGGGCAAACCCTCAACTGGAACATCTGCCCGTAAAGAAGCCAACCTTTTTTCATATGTGGTGAGCAATGTAATGGCTTGAATAATGTCCGTATTACTAACCTTGGCAAGTAACTTATGTTCCGCAAATTCCTTTTTGATTTTTTGCCAATCTTTTTTTAGCTCAAAATCATCAGCGGCAAAGGTAGCTGTTAATAATTCAAAAATATCTAAGGGTACCCCACCGGTGTTGACCTTCTCAAAAACTTGGCAAACTGCCTCCTTGGGGTTATCCTTTTTCATTACTATAACCGGGAGCATATATTTATTGAAACTGTTAATAACCTTACTCTCAAAATTATCCCAGAATATGGATTTATCCCTATCATGCCGCCAGTATTCATTGAAGCCCCGTCTCCAAGTACTATAATCGTTAATCATACAAACAGGATACATAAGGTTTTTATACTCAAAATCTCTCTCTGATAAATCGAGGACAATAGTTCGCCCAAAATCTTCCCTGATTTGTTTGTTTTCATTAAGCGAAATAATCGCCTCTTCAAGATCATAATTTTCATCCATAGCCTTTGCCATATCAATATAATACCAGCGCTTGATTTCGTAGTTTTTCTCATTCCGGGTGGTGACCACCTCATAGGTTGCAATTGTTTGATAAAGTGAGGTAATCCTCTGTTGCCCATCAAGGATAAGCAAATCTGGCTCTACATCGCTATTGAGGTTTACACCTTCCACAGGTTTTGATTTAAACCTCAAATTTTCATTCCCTGTTTCCAGAAACATAACGGCACCGATGGGAAATGATTTTGCAACACTAGCAAGAATCCCCTTAATACGCTCATCGTCCCAAATCCAGCCCCTTTGGAAATCGGGCAGTTGTATTTTCCCTTCATGGGTATCTCTTAGTATTTCAAACAAACTCCTTTTAGTAGAATCGAATGTTTCCAAATGTGTCACCACCTTTCCTATACTCTTATCTTCCCAGCATTCCTTTTTGAAATAGTTCTATAAATTTCCCTTTATTACCTTCTTAACGGGCTATAACTTTATATAAAAACGCTTTGTTCGTTCTTAAAATGGGCATCCACTTTAGAAGAACTATTAAAAGGAATATAAAGATGTTACCTTTTTTACACTTTTTAACAATACCTATACTTTTAACGATTACCCTAAATTACTCCCTAGTGG from the Bacillota bacterium genome contains:
- a CDS encoding DUF262 domain-containing protein, encoding METFDSTKRSLFEILRDTHEGKIQLPDFQRGWIWDDERIKGILASVAKSFPIGAVMFLETGNENLRFKSKPVEGVNLNSDVEPDLLILDGQQRITSLYQTIATYEVVTTRNEKNYEIKRWYYIDMAKAMDENYDLEEAIISLNENKQIREDFGRTIVLDLSERDFEYKNLMYPVCMINDYSTWRRGFNEYWRHDRDKSIFWDNFESKVINSFNKYMLPVIVMKKDNPKEAVCQVFEKVNTGGVPLDIFELLTATFAADDFELKKDWQKIKKEFAEHKLLAKVSNTDIIQAITLLTTYEKRLASLRADVPVEGLPAVRCKRKDMLDLSIKDYLEHRDSIVQGFIKAAKILFEHHIYTARDLPYNAQLVPMSAILAVFGNRIDNMGNKKKLMQWFWCGVLGELYGSANETRFALDLHQVVEWIEKGGARPKTIYDANFSPSRLHTLRTRNSAAYKGIYALLMDDETKDWLSATKIDISTYFSESIDIHHIFPVAWCRKNGISKDDYNCIINKTPLSSRTNRIVSGEAPSKYLTRIQKHAGVNDEEFQNILRSHVLAHEFLYTDDFKSFFTDRKEKILQRIEKAMEKPIPRGVEQIEEGVFVDYEDIEVE